A window of Desulfurobacteriaceae bacterium genomic DNA:
GAAGAAGCTGAAAACTTCTCGTACAAAGTCTTTAATATCTTTGAGTGAACACTTCTCACTTCCTCTTCTACTTTTTCTCTATTCTTAACTTCTTTAGTTATTTTTTTTAAAATTTTCCCCTTATGGATTATCTCACCTACAATAATTCCGAGCCTAGGTTTATATTCTGTTTGAATATCAAAATTCAGATTTCCAACTCTAAAAACCTCGTTTATTGATACCATCTCTTTCTCCACACACTAAGACTTTAAAGAAAGAAAAAAGAAGAGAAAAACTAAGAACCTCTCTTTTCCATATTTTGAAGAACTCTATTAACAAAGTTTAAAAGTAAAGGGGTAGCACCTTCTAAGTCGCTATTTTTTATTTCTACTTCTTCAAGAATCTTTACCATTCCTTTAAAGAAATCAATTGGTTCTATTTCTTTCTTTTTCATCTTTTCCATAAGTTCCTGTAAACGTTCCTTAGCATCCCCACTTTTCATTATCCCCTCCTTACTCTAAAGATGTGAGTTTCTTAACAAGTTGCTGAATGGCAACTATTAAAAGCCCAAGTTTTTGATCGGAAGGAGCTATCACCCCCAAAACAACATTTTCACCTAGTGAAACAATTGCTAAGTATCCGTTTTCTCCCTTTACTATTACTTCGGAAAGTTCTCCCTTTCCACTGTCACTTAAAAGACCGTTAACACCTGCTAGAATGGATGCAAAGTCTGCAGCTAAGAGATCTTTATCAAGTCCTGAGGTGAAGTAACTTACAAGTTCTAATCCTTCAGCTGAAGCTATAAGAGCTCCTTCTAGTTTGTTCTTCACCACAAACTCTCTCAAAATATCTTCTCCCTTTTCAGCTATTGCGCTCAAATTGATACTCACTTCTTCCTCCTAAAATTTTTTAATAAAAATATAAGAGGAACTTGCTTTAACTTCAAGGTACTTTAATGAAAGTTAAAATAACTTTTTAACAAAGTAGTAAGTTTCTACTCCTGCTGTCGGGCGTAAATCGACCTCTTCGTAAGCTTTACAAAGGTAGTTAAGCCTTTTTCCGTGCTGAGGGGGATTAAGGAGAATGTTTCTTCCTCTTGTTATTCCTATTCTCTTATCGTCAAGATGACCGAAGAAGTAATCCCTTTTGTTTTTGTGCTTTGCTGCTTCGGAAGCATCTATACCAAAAACTTCTTTTTGTGGAAAAGCTAAAACCCAGCAGTGATAACTCTTTATCAAACCATTTTTGTTTATAGGAAGTCCTATTTCAAAAACAGCTCCTATGTTAACTGCCCGTGACAGAGCAATAAAGAGGGAATGGAAATCAGTACAGTTTCCTTTTTTTGAATTACAAGCCCAAATTGCATCTCCTCTTCCCCAGCCCGTTCCAGATTTGTCATACTTCATATTAGAAACAACGTAGTCATAAATTGCTTTTAACTTCTCTTTTTCTGTTTTCTTTCCATTTACAATTGAAAAAGCTAGTTTCTTAAAGGATGAAATAGGAACAAGCCTGTCTGGAAGATAAAATCTTAGTAGAAGTTTGTCTTCAAATCTTGTTGGTTTTAGCTCTTCTCTTTCAATGATAGCAGTAATTTTTATTTCAACAGGTTCTCTAAGTCCTCCTTCTTTTCTTATGTACAAGAACTTATTTCCATACTCAGGTTCTTTCTGAAGAATGTAAGGGAATGGAGATTCAATTTTGAGTTTCTTTATTCTTTGCCACCTATTTTCATAAGGTATTGGTATCCAAACTTCAATAAGCTTGGCATCCGGTTGAGGTCGCAAAACCACTCTTTCTTTTAGTTCATAAGTCGCACCAAAACTTTTAGCTGTTAAAAGGAAAAAAAGAAGAAAAAGTAATTTTTTCATTGTATACCTCCTTAAAGCTTTTCTATTCTCACTCTTGTGCTACTAAAGTCAGGAATTCCTCCTAAAACATCAACGAGGGGAAGTCTATAAAAC
This region includes:
- a CDS encoding roadblock/LC7 domain-containing protein, with the translated sequence MSINLSAIAEKGEDILREFVVKNKLEGALIASAEGLELVSYFTSGLDKDLLAADFASILAGVNGLLSDSGKGELSEVIVKGENGYLAIVSLGENVVLGVIAPSDQKLGLLIVAIQQLVKKLTSLE
- a CDS encoding transglutaminase domain-containing protein, whose product is MKKLLFLLFFLLTAKSFGATYELKERVVLRPQPDAKLIEVWIPIPYENRWQRIKKLKIESPFPYILQKEPEYGNKFLYIRKEGGLREPVEIKITAIIEREELKPTRFEDKLLLRFYLPDRLVPISSFKKLAFSIVNGKKTEKEKLKAIYDYVVSNMKYDKSGTGWGRGDAIWACNSKKGNCTDFHSLFIALSRAVNIGAVFEIGLPINKNGLIKSYHCWVLAFPQKEVFGIDASEAAKHKNKRDYFFGHLDDKRIGITRGRNILLNPPQHGKRLNYLCKAYEEVDLRPTAGVETYYFVKKLF